One stretch of Mangifera indica cultivar Alphonso chromosome 9, CATAS_Mindica_2.1, whole genome shotgun sequence DNA includes these proteins:
- the LOC123226299 gene encoding cation/H(+) antiporter 15-like translates to MNPIRILESKAATDVQSGKYNISNITSLEIQICYMQNVSTDSTLWQIDNPFDQHLPDLLMQLCVIILFTRIVVFLLTPLRQPRFVCEVIAGILTGPTFFGSLPIGRFIYKFELNMVVEIYTFLGLTYYMFLVGLEMDLYALKHIKKKSMTIAAAGIFFPIMAGVALYFVPLHRGKDASSPPLIGAVFWATILSNTSFPDLARILSNVKLLHTQLGRQALAVALVSDITTFGLLVATITMFDLNSFYMAVIPTIIFLLCCWFLLRPGIHWMIKHSKEKGEFRFSETHVSFILVGVAVIGCIADVCGSHSMFGAFIFGLIIPHGDLALQIMERIEVFVNRIMLPAAFLMNGQRTTIGDFLYRTRLLNVGLVAVSATSAKILSTLFVSSFFGMSSKEGLALGVLLNTKGVLAMIALTEARNMKALDNIYVLVMTISILFMTAIVQPIFYIVRRTTKRFCNYKQRTIERRNQDTELRILTCVHSMRNISGIVNLLKLSHGTRKSPICVFAMHLVELTGTGRTSAMLIVHDTSLNTTTANNLNMPRERVESEQIINAFQNFNSLNDAITVHPLTAVSPYETMHEDIYQLAEDRQVAFILLPYHKLPTIDGRLQGDNPSILEVNQNLLKKSPCSVGILVDRGLGISVHPDNKKLQCRIAVLFVGGPDDHEAVSYATRMTKTIGVHLTVIRFLPGKEAEIENLNGESFENGNENLTGMSMDEEGIEFDDEFINEFRFKTMCEQQINYQEKIVNSGEDLLECIRSKYNDFDLYIVGRGDGVNSPVTMGLTQWSENPDLGVVGDTLVTTQAISHASVLVLQQSAAGRFNTRMQRRKDKFGQNKWASPILNPDYKDFVNDESLK, encoded by the exons ATGAATCCGATCAGGATATTAGAATCTAAAGCGGCCACCGATGTTCAATCAGGAAAATATAACATATCAAACATTACATCATTGgaaattcaaatatgttataTGCAAAATGTTAGCACAGACAGCACCTTATGGCAAATCGACAATCCCTTTGATCAACATCTTCCTGATCTTCTCATGCAGCTTTGTGTTATCATCCTCTTCACTCGAATCGTTGTTTTCCTCCTCACCCCACTTCGTCAACCTCGTTTTGTCTGTGAAGTCATC GCGGGTATTCTGACGGGGCCAACATTTTTTGGGAGTTTACCAATAGGTCGCTTCATCtacaaatttgagttgaacatGGTGGTCGAAATTTACACTTTCTTGGGGCTCACCTATTACATGTTTTTGGTGGGATTAGAAATGGATCTATATGCATTGAAGCATATTAAGAAGAAGTCAATGACCATTGCGGCGGCTGGAATTTTTTTCCCGATAATGGCAGGGGTAGCCTTGTATTTTGTACCGCTACATAGAGGTAAAGACGCCAGCAGTCCGCCGCTAATCGGCGCTGTCTTCTGGGCTACGATATTATCCAACACAAGCTTCCCCGACCTGGCACGAATCCTCTCAAATGTGAAGCTTCTACACACACAACTAGGGAGACAGGCCTTGGCTGTTGCTCTTGTTAGTGATATTACAACTTTTGGTCTTCTTGTGGCAACCATAACAATGTTTGATTTAAACAGCTTCTACATGGCTGTAATTCCGACGATCATCTTTCTATTATGCTGCTGGTTTTTACTGCGACCAGGGATTCATTGGATGATTAAGCATAGCAAAGAGAAAGGGGAATTCAGGTTCAGTGAAACACATGTAAGCTTCATTCTTGTTGGGGTTGCTGTAATTGGCTGCATTGCAGATGTATGTGGCTCGCATTCTATGTTTGGTGCTTTCATCTTTGGATTAATCATCCCACACGGTGACCTCGCCCTCCAGATTATGGAGAGAATCGAAGTGTTTGTGAATAGAATCATGCTGCCAGCGGCGTTTCTGATGAATGGACAAAGAACTACCATAGGTGATTTTTTATACAGAACAAGATTGTTAAATGTTGGGCTGGTGGCAGTCTCTGCAACTTCCGCAAAAATTCTCAGCACTctgtttgtttcttctttcttcgGCATGTCGTCAAAGGAGGGATTGGCCCTCGGAGTTCTTCTTAACACCAAAGGCGTTTTAGCCATGATTGCTCTCACTGAAGCCCGCAACATGAAG GCTTTGGATAACATCTATGTTCTTGTGATGACCATCTCGATTTTGTTCATGACGGCTATCGTTCAACCAATCTTTTACATAGTCAGAAGAACAACAAAGCGTTTCTGCAACTACAAGCAGAGGACTATAGAGAGAAGAAATCAAGACACAGAGCTTCGAATTTTAACTTGCGTTCACTCAATGCGAAATATCTCCGGCATTGTCAATTTACTCAAGCTTTCTCATGGCACAAGGAAATCCCCGATTTGTGTTTTCGCTATGCATTTGGTGGAACTCACTGGTACCGGCCGTACCTCCGCCATGCTAATCGTTCATGACACAAGCTTGAATACTACCACCGCCAACAACCTAAACATGCCCCGCGAAAGGGTAGAATCGGAACAAATTATTAACGCCTTCCAGAACTTTAACTCCTTAAACGACGCCATAACCGTGCATCCGCTCACCGCTGTCTCCCCGTACGAGACAATGCACGAGGATATCTACCAGCTTGCAGAGGACAGGCAAGTGGCCTTCATTTTGTTGCCTTATCACAAGCTACCGACAATTGACGGTCGGTTGCAAGGAGATAACCCGTCGATACTAGAAGTGAACCAGAATTTACTGAAAAAATCACCATGTTCGGTCGGCATTCTGGTGGATCGTGGACTTGGAATTTCCGTACACCccgataataaaaaattgcagTGCCGTATAGCGGTGCTCTTCGTCGGCGGCCCCGACGACCACGAAGCGGTAAGCTATGCAACGAGAATGACGAAAACAATCGGCGTGCATCTAACCGTGATTAGGTTTCTCCCCGGTAAGGAAGCAGAAATTGAGAATTTAAATGGAGAAAGCTTCGAAAATGGAAACGAGAATTTGACAGGAATGAGTATGGATGAAGAAGGGATAGAGTTTGACGATGAATTCATCAACGAGTTCAGATTCAAGACAATGTGCGAGCAACAGATAAACTACCAAGAGAAAATAGTGAACAGCGGTGAAGATTTATTAGAATGCATAAGATCCAAGTACAATGACTTCGACCTGTATATAGTCGGCCGCGGAGATGGAGTAAATTCGCCTGTAACAATGGGACTTACACAGTGGAGCGAGAATCCGGATCTAGGAGTCGTTGGCGACACATTGGTGACGACTCAAGCTATATCGCATGCATCAGTTCTGGTGCTGCAACAATCTGCCGCCGGTCGATTCAATACCAGAATGCAACGTCGGAAGGACAAATTTGGGCAAAACAAATGGGCTTCCCCCATTTTAAATCCTGACTATAAAGACTTTGTAAATGATGAATCTCTGAAGTAG